The Chitinophaga sp. Cy-1792 genome contains the following window.
AGCGCCCTACTTCCATTCCGGTACATTTTCCTTTGCTTCGGATCTGACATTCCCTTCCATTGCAGGTTACGGTCTCTCTATTAATAATATCAAACTCGTAAAAGATGGCGACAAAAGAGGTCTCTCTTTTGAGGTAGGCATTAACGTGAGCGGTAAAGGTGAAAATGGTTTCTCTGCTGATGCTACCATGGCGTTGATGGGAAGAGTCGATAAGGATGAGGATGGTCGCATTCACCACATTTTCTCCGAACTGAAAGTCAGTAAGGTAGCCATCGACATTAACCAGGGACTATTTAAACTGAAAGGGGGCCTCGAGTTCTTTACAGATGAACCTGTCTACGGCAACGGCTTCCGTGGTGATATCAACGCATCTATCCAGATCTGCAAGGCGGAAGTAAAACTCAGCTCTGTTGCGCTGTTTGGTAATGTTAAAGGTGATCGATACTGGTATGCAGATATTATGGTGGATCTACCTGTGGCTGTGCCGATATTCCCGCCGGCTGTTAAGATAAAAGGGTTCGGCGGCGCGCTGTTCTATGGCGTTTCTGTATTGGCAAAAGGACAGGATACTACTGCCTATCGCCTAGGTAATACACATACCGGGGTTATCTATAAGCCGGATGCAACCGCAGGTCTGGGTATAAAAGCATCGCTTAAATTCATTGCGTTGAAGGATAAAACCATCAACGGTATGGTGGCGCTGGAAATAGCGTTTAACCGTGGAGGAGGATTGAAACGAATTACCTTCCGCGGGCAGGTGAATGTGATGGCACTGAAGTTGCCGGAAGGAACAGAGGCGCTGTTGAAGCAATACCAGAACATGATGCCTGTAAATAAAAGCGCTGACGGCCCCGCCGGCGACTGTGGTTACGATCCTAATAACTTCAAACCGGAAGGATTGATTTCTGCCGGACTCCTCGTCGATGTTGATTTTGAGAACAGCAGCCTGCTCGCTAACCTGAAAGTATATGTAAATGTATATGGTGCACTTACTGGTATTGGACAAAACAACCTGGCCGGAGAAGGTGAGTTTTATGTAGGTCCGGATGGCTGGCATTTGCTGGCAGGTACGCCGGATAATCCTATCGGCGTAAATATCCTTGGACTGGCAAAAGCGCATGCTTACTTTATGGTGGGTACGGGTTTGCCGGGAAGTCCGCCACCGCCGCCTATTGTATCGGAAATTCTCGGTGGTAAGGACCTGGATTATATGCGTGATCTTAATGCTTTGGGAGATGGGGCCGGTTTCGCCTTCGGCGCCGGACTGGACTTCGATACCGGTGATAAGCAATTCTGGATGTTCTATGCCCGCCTGCGTGCAGGTATCGGATTTGATATAATGGTGAAAGATTATGGAGATGGTTTCCATTGCGAAGGTAAAACCGGACCTATAGGCATCAATGGCTGGTACGCCAATGGACAGATCTATGGCTATTTCCAGGGTAAGATTGGTATTAAGGTAAAACTACCTTTTAAGAAAGGAAATTTTGATATCATAGAAGTTGGCGCAGCAGTAGTATTACAGGCGAAACTGCCCAATCCTGCATGGATGCGCGGTATCGTAGGGGGTCAGTTTAAATTGTTCGGAGGCTTAATCAGTGGAAATTGCCGCTTTGAACTGACACTGGGTGAAGAATGTAAAATTGTAAACAATAACATCTTCGCTGAGTCTGGCGTTCAGATCATTGGCGATGCCACACCAAAAGAAGGAGATGATGAGCAGAGCATATTCACTGCACCGCAGATCGTATTTAATATGCCGGTAGGTAAAGTTTTCAGTCTGGATGATGATGGCGGAAAATCTCACCAGTTCAGAACAAGACTGGAATATATGAATCTCCGCAAGGGCGTAGAAAATATTGCAGGTTCTTTTGATTGGAGTGGTGATAATACCGTGGTTATCCTGAATACTGATGCATGCCTCGAACCGAGAAGTGCTTACAAACTAACGGCCAGAGTGACTTTTGAGGAAAATGTAAATGGCAGCTGGATACCATACATGGTGGATGGAAAAGTGTATGCAGAAGAACTGAACAATAACTTTACCACAGGCAACCTGCCGGATGAAATTCCGCAAAACAAAATCAGGTATACTTATCCGATAAAGAACCAGTTGAACTATTACCGTAATGAAGCGCCTGGAAGAAGTGGTTATATTCAGCTGACACAAGATCTGGCGCCTATGTTCCGACCAGATAGCTCCTTTACGCAAACCGCCCGACTGATACCTTTTGATGGTAGTGCCAATATCGATTTTCCATTTACCTATTCACCTGGAAAAATCGCCTTCAACCTGCCCGAGGCAATGAATAATAACACTGCATATACGTTTGCCCTGGTAAATGTGCCTACAGAAGATGAAAGTGATATATCCAGAAACGTGCAGTCCAATGCCACAAATATCAGTAGTGGTGACGCCGGAAATATGTCTGTGACAACTAAAACGGCTACACGCAGTTTAGTGGTTGGTTCCGAAAAAGCATTCTACCAGCTGGATTTCAGGACAAGTAAATACAATACTTTCTCAGAGAAACTGGATAAAATGCCAAGTCCTACACCATACAGAACTGTCATCAGTAACGGGGTTTATGAGTTAGGTTATCAGTATGTCAGTGATGAACTGTTTGATAACAATGAGGTAGATGCAGATGGAAATAGTCATGTATTACAGATGGAGGCATTACTGGACGATAATGTCTGGTATAAAGAAAATATCTATCCGATGATTTATAACGGATATCCGTTACAGCCAAGCGGTACGGGCGCAACGCCACTCACTATCACCTGGCGCAGGCCTGAAACATTAGGTATTCCTCCGGTGAGGGCGGTTTATATCAGGCAGGTGAGTACGGGCCTGAATCTGACGCCGGGTGGTCAGACGCAATATACCGGTGTTTCCGGATTTGTATATAATCTGCCATATGTGATAGACAGGGATTATTCTGAACTGAGAAACAGAATGGCCAATGATATATATGGTCGCCTCTGGGAATATCCTGCTGGTAAGGATGTGCTCCTGCTGACGCCATATGCTCAGCTTAGAAAAGGCGACTATAAAATACAGATTAAGTATGTGCTTCCTGGTACCAACGTAATTACCTCTACCAGGATTATTACTATTCAAAACCCATACGGACTTTAACGATAGAGAATCATGAACAGGAAAAGTATGAAATGGCTGGGCAGTATGTTGCTGACATTTTCCCTGATGGCTGGAGCCGGAAAATCCTATGGTCAGGCCAGAAGGGGAGTAGATGCACCGCTGATTGCTACAATGGCAAGGCCTTCAGGGGATTCGATCATGCTGCGCTGGGCGCCGGTAAATGCGGTGCTGTGGCGTGCGGCTAACGCAAACGGGTATATTATTAAGCGCTATACCGTAGCCAGAAATAAACAGTTGCTAAAGCAACCAGAAATAGTAACACTTACTGGCCGGCCATTGAAACCTTTGCCTTTGGCAGCCTGGGAACCGATTGTTCAACGATATGAGAAGCCGGGCAGCATAGCTGCCCAGGCTTTATATGGAGAAAAGTTTGAAGTGACGGCCACAGATAAAAAGAAAGGAAAAGCAGATCCTATGACTATCTACCACCAGTCTGAGGAACAGGAAACCCGATTCAGTTTTGGATTATATGCAGCGGAACAGAGTTATGAGGTTGCAAAGGCAATGGGGCTGGGGTTTGTAGATAGAAATGTAAAGCCGGATGAGAAATACCTTTATCGTATATTCCTGGCCGTTACACCTGCCGGATTGCCATCAGATACCGGCTATATATACACAGGGTTGGATGAGTACCAGCCGTTGCCTAAACCGGCTGAACTAAAGGCAGGCCCGCTGGACAAAGCGGCGCTCATTAGCTGGAATAAAATCAACTTCGAACGGTTTTATAATGCATGGATACTGGAACGATCCGATGATAATGGTAAAACCTTTACCAGTGTCAGCAAAGAGCCTTTGATCAATACACAGGATAACCCGAAAGATCAGGTAAATTATTTCTATCGCCTGGATACCGCCCTGCACATAGATCAGGTATATGCGTACCGTGTGCGTGGTATCTCTGCGTTTGGTGAAATTGGTCCTGTTTCTGATACGGTGCAGGTGACTATACACGACTTGCTGACTGTGCATCCAACCATTGTTGATGTTGAAGATCAGCAAGGCGTGGTATATATAAGATGGCGTATGCCGCAAAGTAAAGCGAAGATTGTACGCTATGATATCGAAAGATCTGCTGCTGTCAATAAAAAATATACGGTATTGAACAAAGTGCCATTATTGGAAAAAGACAGCATCTTCGCGGATCAGCAGCCAATGAATGTTAACTATTACCGAATCAAAGCTACCACAAAAGATGGGCAGCATGTATATTCCTTCCCGCATTTTATTCAGCAGGAAGATAGTATCCCTCCTGTAGCACCTGTAGCGCTTGCCGGTACTATTAACAAAGCAGGCGTAGTTTCCCTTTCATGGGAACCCAATAAAGAAAAAGACCTTTACGGTTATCGTGTGTTCAGAGCCAATGCGCCACAGGAAGAGTTTGTACAGGTGACCAGAAACCCTGCTGATTCGGCCTTCTTCAGCGATACCATCTCTATAAATACACTGACAAAAAATGTATACTATAAAGTAGTAGCACTGGATAAACACTATAATCCTTCTCCATTTAGTGAAATGCTGACATTGAAAAGACCGGATATTATTCCGCCGGTGCCGCCGTTATTCGTGTCCAGTAACGCTTCTGCAGAGGGAATAGCATTAACCTGGATACTCAGTACCAGTGCAGATGTGGAATGCCATCAGCTGATGAGGAGAAAGGATAGCGTATGGGAATCGGTTCTATATCTCCCGAAGGGTGATACTACTGTTAACTATACAGACACCAGCTCAGTAGCCGGTGTTAAATATACCTATCAGCTTATTGCGATTGATGATAGTGGGTTACAGGGTGCATCCAAATTACTCAACGCTGCCAGAATTGATATGGGCAACGTTGCTGCGAAGGATGCTTTGAAAGTCTCGGTTGACAGAGAAAATAAACTGGTAAAGCTTAGCTGGCAGGCGCTGAAAGGAGTTAATAAAGTCTGGATTTATAAAGCCACCGCTGACGGAACTTTCCGACTCATTAAAACAGTAGAAGGCACGGAAACGACTACTACAGACGCTGAGTTACTCTTGAATACTATCTATAAATATAAACTTCGTATGATGGATACCGTGAATGGCAGAAGCGGATTCACCTCGGAAGTAATTGTAAATTATTGAGCCTTGTTAGTATAGCCTATGAAATATATTTACCTGTTATTGATAACGCTTTTAATAGTCTGTGGTAGGTCATTTGGACAGACGACGAACAAATACTACATGATCTCCCCTGTAACAGACTTAAGTGGCTACGGGGAAAATAATTGCCTTTCTGGTTCGATCTTCAATTTCGGTATTCAGTTATCAGGGTCATTGAATTATTCTGAGAATGGAAAATGTCCTAACTATGGAGATGCATCCTATTACTCCCAATTCTTTTATGATCTGAACTATCCCACTTTTATTTCAGCAAGCTTCCCGACAGGAGTGACACTGTCAGGTCCAATAGAGACGCCAGATGAAGATGGCAGTTCATTTACTCTTTTCAATTTAGAGAATGGTTGCGCTCAGCATCAGTTTTATGTTACAGTCTCGCCAGAATATTTTAATATAGTAGGAACAGGCAGATACTGTGAGAGTACGCCAGTTGATTTATATGTAACGGGTGCAAATATTATATCTGTAGATTGGGAAATAGGTAATGTTGGCGGTACTATGTATCCACTGCCGAATAAAAGTACAGGAATGACCATTACAGCGGCAGATATCCTTGCGCTCAAAAAAAATATAAATATTTACGCTCCCTTACATTTACATGCAGTTGGTACGGTAAATGCAAAACCGTACTATGATTTAGGAGATCCAGGTCCATTTACCAGAAGTAACTTTACCGTAGAAACAAACGATGTTCAATTGATTTTTGCGGCAACTCCTCCAACACCTACCGTCACTGCAACACAGCCTAAGTGTTTCGGTGATGTTGGCTCCCTGCATCTCAGAGATTTTAAATACACAGATGGTACTGCATATGATGGATCTGTACCATTTGATATGACGATTGTGGGTAAGAAAACAGGAAAGCAATATCCTGTACCAGGATTTAGTGGTACCTCTCTGGACCTGGAGGTTATACCTGATGATTATGTCATAGCTATGAGTGCAATCTCAGGAACCGGTGCGTGTAATTTCGAAGCCCCCGGAGCTACCGTAAACGAAGTGCCGCCTGTCATTGCTGCCACTACTACCATGTTATGTAACAATGGTAAACCAGCTTTCCAGATTAAGGCAACTGGTGGAACGCCTGGTTATACCTATTCAGTGGATAACCTGAACTATAATGGAAATGCTATCCTCACCGGATTAAATCCCGCTACCAGTTATACCTATTTTGTCAAAGATGCCAACAATTGTCTTAAATCATTTACCACCACCACCGAAGCCGCTGTTGTTGTTACTGGCGCGGCCATCAAGGCACCTGTAGCAGGAGCTGATATCGGCCGTATTACAGTGGATGCTGCCGGTGGCACAGGCCCTTATACCTATAGTCTGGATAAAGTGAACTGGCAGGTCAGTAATATTTTTGGCGGCCTGGCGGCCGGAGATTATATAGTGTATGTGCAAGACAGTAAAGGCTGTATCAGCGCTGGTTATCGGGTATCATTAACGCCGCTCGACTTCACTTATACGGTCACGAATACACGTTGCGACCAGGGCAGTGATGGTAAAATTAATATTTCCATCTCCGGTGGAAGTATGCCGTACCAGATAAAACTTGGCGCCAGCGGGGTTTACCGTGCCAACGATAATCAGTTTACACTGCTGACAGCCGGTAATTATGATATATATGTAAAAGATGCAGACGGCGTAGAAGCCATACACAATGTAGCAGTCGGTTCTCCTAGCCCTGTTTCCTTTACCACCGCAGTAACCAATGCGGTGTGTAAATCCGGCAATGGTGCTTTGGTGTTCACTGCACAAGGTGGTAATGGCGGTTATAAATATACTGTCATTGGCGGACCTACGCAGAGCACCAATACCTTCAGCTTACCTGCCGGTAATTACACCCTTCGGGTAGATGATCAGCTGGGATGTCAGTCTGCACAACAACAGGCAACTGTTAACGAGCCTGCACAGTATGTCGGGCTTAACTTCCAGACAAAAGATGTGCTGTGTGCTGGAACTGCCACTGGTATGATCTATAATCTACAGGGGCTAAACGGTACTGCACCTTACAGTTTCAGCAATGATAACCTGAGCTGGAGTACAGCAACCACCATAGGTGGATTGGTTGCCGGTTCGTACACTGTTTATGTAAAAGACGCAAATGGATGCACGGGAAATAATCCTAATGCGATGGTGAATTCACCGGCTGCATTGACAATCATGACCGTGGGCACTCCCGTGAATGCTTCCTGTTTCGGCCTGTCCGATGGACAGCTGGAAGTTGCCACCAGTGGCGGTACTGGTAATATTACCTATTTTATCAGCAGCGCACCTGATGTCGCTAATAACACCGGTAAATTTACCGGACTCCCGGCAGGTACCTACCAGGTAACGGCAAAAGATGATAATGCCTGTGAAGTGAAATCAGCTTTTATTACGGTCGGCCAGCCATCAGCGGTAAGTATCAGCGGTTCTTCCACACCGGTGTTATGTAATGGGGGGGCTACTGGCACTATCAGCGTTTCAGGACAAGGAGGCACTGTGCCACTAACCTATAGCATCGATGATATCAGCTATGGCCCGGCAACGTCCTTCTCTGGTCTTTCCGCTGCTGACTATACCTTATATCTGAAAGACGCCCATAACTGCGCCGCAAGCACTTCTATAAAGGTAACGCAACCAACCGCCCTCACTATCTCGGCAACGGCGTTGCCTGTTGCCTGCAATGGCGGAAATGACGGACAGATTACTGTCGCTGCCGGAGGGGGCGTGTCTCCTTACCAATATGCTATGGATAATGGCGTATTTCAGTCTTCCGCTACCTTTACATCCACTGCCGATACCAGGCTAATGATGGTGAAAGACAATAATGGCTGTACCGCACAAACCACCGTTGCTGTCCTGGAACCTACTGCGCTCAGCCTCCAGCTTATCAACAAACAGGCAGTATCCTGCAACGGATACAGTAATGGCAGCTTCTCTGTAGTAGCAGCAGGCGCAACGCCACCTTACAGCTATACTATCAACCAGGCCGACTACCAAACCAATGGTACCTTTACTGGCCTGACTGCCGGTAATTACCAGGTTGGCGTGAAAGATGCCCATGGTTGTACTTTTAGTATATCCGTAACGGTTAGCCAGCCGGCGGCGATCGGTTACAATATCATTAACCTGAAAGATATAGCCTGTGCTGGAGATAATACCGGTGCTGTTACGCTTACCGGTACCGGCGGAACCGGCGCTTATTCCTATCAGTTCAACGGTGGTAGTGGGCAAACAAACCCGACCTGGAATAACCTGGCGGCAAATAGCTATCCACTGATCATCAAAGATGAAAATCAGTGCACCGGTACATTCACGGTTACCGTGAAAGACCTGCACGCCCCGTTGACGGCAACA
Protein-coding sequences here:
- a CDS encoding T9SS type A sorting domain-containing protein; amino-acid sequence: MTITAADILALKKNINIYAPLHLHAVGTVNAKPYYDLGDPGPFTRSNFTVETNDVQLIFAATPPTPTVTATQPKCFGDVGSLHLRDFKYTDGTAYDGSVPFDMTIVGKKTGKQYPVPGFSGTSLDLEVIPDDYVIAMSAISGTGACNFEAPGATVNEVPPVIAATTTMLCNNGKPAFQIKATGGTPGYTYSVDNLNYNGNAILTGLNPATSYTYFVKDANNCLKSFTTTTEAAVVVTGAAIKAPVAGADIGRITVDAAGGTGPYTYSLDKVNWQVSNIFGGLAAGDYIVYVQDSKGCISAGYRVSLTPLDFTYTVTNTRCDQGSDGKINISISGGSMPYQIKLGASGVYRANDNQFTLLTAGNYDIYVKDADGVEAIHNVAVGSPSPVSFTTAVTNAVCKSGNGALVFTAQGGNGGYKYTVIGGPTQSTNTFSLPAGNYTLRVDDQLGCQSAQQQATVNEPAQYVGLNFQTKDVLCAGTATGMIYNLQGLNGTAPYSFSNDNLSWSTATTIGGLVAGSYTVYVKDANGCTGNNPNAMVNSPAALTIMTVGTPVNASCFGLSDGQLEVATSGGTGNITYFISSAPDVANNTGKFTGLPAGTYQVTAKDDNACEVKSAFITVGQPSAVSISGSSTPVLCNGGATGTISVSGQGGTVPLTYSIDDISYGPATSFSGLSAADYTLYLKDAHNCAASTSIKVTQPTALTISATALPVACNGGNDGQITVAAGGGVSPYQYAMDNGVFQSSATFTSTADTRLMMVKDNNGCTAQTTVAVLEPTALSLQLINKQAVSCNGYSNGSFSVVAAGATPPYSYTINQADYQTNGTFTGLTAGNYQVGVKDAHGCTFSISVTVSQPAAIGYNIINLKDIACAGDNTGAVTLTGTGGTGAYSYQFNGGSGQTNPTWNNLAANSYPLIIKDENQCTGTFTVTVKDLHAPLTATLTSNPPATCDDRGSITVASVNGGLSPYSYSLDNASFNTATVFSNLINGDYIVYVKDAEGCVINRSISPYGPVSMRGSIDASPATCYSSANGSITVSNITGGTGTYEYSIDGTSYQSSPVFNNLMGGNTYAVTVRDIPYTCQVQLTAAVGRPTALQLDLLSNRDVSCNGLSNGMITVNAAGGTSGYRYAINGGATQTTGIFDNLTAGNYHLVATDAQGCTSTLDQTVGQPSILQAAISSQADVDCFGNANGYINLTANGGTQPYTYALNGAAQNVGMFTGLAPATYQLKVTDKQGCALSLSTAISEPVRLAMTVSADPVKCFGEATGAITLNVSGGKGAYSYTLNALPAQTTNRFDHLTKGNYLLTVKDGNGCKLADNAVISQPEPLSYTRVAIDPVCSYSADGSIEVTLKGGTPPYNYSWSGNTTAPSPKISNLKGGVYFINMTDANGCQLNDNIRLTQPAAIVLNLGLKDTTLCVGQQLTLDAGNGGTDYAWTSDAGFKAGTQKVTLSKDGNYTVVVTNAAGCTATDKFALHTSLSVLQADFLMATYGTVGDTIILVDVSKPKPLALQWTMPEGAKEVGSSGDGSVQQLIFSHVGIYNIRLYTQLGQCADMITKAVTIWPEADRNNTDSALGYRPPVIKDIQLFPNPTSGNFKVSVALSESTAVTIKLINFNTGQQMDLKQSPAAMNHEVPFNITDMPQGIYLLGVQVGQEYQVKKIMKL